From the genome of Solanum lycopersicum chromosome 12, SLM_r2.1:
aaagaaaatcaaTCAAACTCCCTCCccacccattttattttttatttttttaataaaaaataaacataaaatggaCAGAACAAGAAGATCAATTCTTGTATTTTCTGTCCTAATATTCTTGGTTTGTTCTTCTATTCTTGTTCAGGCCCAAACACAAAAGCCCAATTTTAAGGTGGCAGGCCCAAGTCCAACAAAAGCCCATGTAGAATCAAGGCCCACACAAGAAGAAGTAGAAGTAAACCATGAAAATGATGATGTTGGGGTTGATGCTCTTAAAGATTTCTATGAGACTGAACAATTTTCTACAGAATTTGTTGCTGGTCATTAATTAAATGGCGAAATCATCAATTTCGTTAAGAATATCtgagtttatatatatatatatatatatatatatatatatatatttataataaaataaatctcgAGCAGTGTTTTTCTTTATGTATACAATATTATTGTCTGATAATGAATGTTCAATTCAGATGCGGCGCAATAAAACTAATGGCCTAAAATCAATTTAGTGGAGAGTATTATCTTTTATGCtcaatatttataaaagaaaaattaacttaaaaatttattataaataaaaattggacttCGTCATCCGTTTATTAGAAATTTTGTGTTCGAGCTTcagtaattttcttttatataaaaaaaatattggaagAAGTTTTATGAAGCTCCTTGAAATAGTTAAACTTGAATAATGCATATAATTTTCTAGTTGAAGCTATATATAAgactttgattttatatatatatatatatatatatatatatatataatgtttctttttttaaagagtAATTGATTTGGTAGTTTATGCCAGAACATTATTgataaagtatttttatttttaacgaGATTTCATCCCAATGATTGTTGTAgagaatataaaatatgaataggAAAAAAAGGTAACTGTTCTTGATAGTGTATGTCAcgtactaaaaaaaaattcaacaaaagaaaagatCGATGaaaatcaaatccatgaaaatgtaaatttttcacaaattttATAGTGTTAAAGAGTCCTactctttttcaaattataaaaattccttaaaatttaagaatttcgGATATATTATTCAACGTTTCAATCATATCGTGATTTCGAATACATCATTCATCATTTTGAAATGTCACGTTTCGATTTTAGATATATCACTCAACGACCGATACAACGCATCTCGATACATTCTCTAAGAGTGATGTATTCGAAAATAAGAAGAAGTACAGATTTTTGTGTTGTTAATATAGTTACACATATTGACTACTCAATAGAATGTATGACTTAAAATCTAAATTTAAAACGAAAATTCAATCAAATGTATGGCttaaaatcaaatctaaaaCCAAAATTTAGAAAAGAGAGTTACATTTATctatcctatatatatatatattattttttttctcatattttttttaaatactctaattaaatataatttgctaataattaaattttcttacTCAATTGACAATATAACattttcttgtaatattttgtaagataggaatatatatatatatatatatataatttgttgtaGATTACGTAATAACATAATTGTTGAATTCTCTTTTATTGATTATAGTTTTATGAACTTTTTCCATAAAACAATTGTTGTATAAATAATCCACATTAttctaaaattgtataaaaataaaattaaaattctactAAATGGAATATGCTAATTAGAGTActattctctttatttatataatatttcataatactTTTAACTACAAAAACTAATATTATAGTGATTAGAAGACATTCATAgttaatcaatatttttaaaatttaattatttccgTTTGagattgaaatatttaaaaacatctCAAAAGAATTGAAGACAATCTTATAAagcaatattaaaatataatttattcaaattgaAGTAAACTAGACAATTATATAAATAGAAGTACAATTGTTTCAGTTTCTTATAAGGatgtatgtatatgtacaaGGAAATGGTCAATTTCAAAATGTGATTTACAACACAGGAAAATGTTCAAATACCACATAAAGAACTGTCTTCATCCTTTATTAGACTTTTCACAAACAAATGCATCAATTTTACATATAGTACAAAGTCCTCTAGGCAATGGAGGCTTCAAGGGAAGACTTGGCAAGCCACAATAATCCTGGATCATTCCTTTTGAGGACTAAATAAGCTTCTGTTCTACCAGTTTCGTCGATAATAGCGTCTTCATTGAATCCAATCACAGACAGGATCTCCATTGCAGCTGCAACCACAGAGGAGGACAAAGGTTGTTGAGTATTTACAGCTAAAGATGCTCAACAAGCATGCAAAGGTAAGGAGAAGAAGCACTCAATGATCGAGAAGCATATAACTTCGACTAGTACTAGTAAAGTTCACGTCAAAAGATAAACGATGTCTGATAATGATGTTGATACATTTCCTTTGTGTTGCATGTTTCATGGGATCACCAAATACATTTTGAACCTCTGCAAATAACATCTATAACGAGTACCACCATGCAAATACTTCATCTAAATAGATATCAAAATGATACCAAACCTAGCCTTGGTCAGTTAAACTAGCTTGATTTAAGATGGGAGATCACAGAGTATCGATTCAAAGGTGGACAAAGGGTTTCTCAATGCAGAGAAAATGTATCTATGTTGGATTAGTAACAGTGCTGAAAGATCTCTGAAGGTAACATGAAAGTAGGGGATGGGAAGGAGAACTGTCGGGTAAGGAATCTCGCATAAGGGAAATAAGTTGCAATAGATAGAGTAGAAGAACATGTACCTGAATAATTCACCACATCCCTTTGGATTAGAGGATTAGCCTGCAACATCCACCAATTAATTGTGATGAACAAATTAAGAGAAATCTAGACAAAACTAAATCAAGACCATCATAATAAATTCACCTTCCGCAGCTTTCTGAATTTCACTTCATTTTGATGTTCAATTGCATTCCTACGAAACAGTACCGTTGCTAACTTAAATCCAAAGCTCATGAATGACAAAAATTCCAAATCTAAATGGCAGATTCATGTTCGACATACCTTATGATTTTCAATATAGTTTGCACTACCCTAGAGACCTCGAAGGGAGTAGCTTGAGATCTCAATGCACCTATTGCTTTCTGCAGTCGACTGCAAATGATGGCAACAGGATCTTGTATCCTCTGCAATTCCTGGTCATCTGGATCAGGCTCATCAATCACTATACTAGAGACCCCATCTGGTATTATATCCTTATCATTAGTACATGGCTCTATCATATTAGTACCTTCAGGAAAATCATCTTGGTTGGTGTGTGTAAAAGATCCTCTCTCTTCCTCATTAACATGGTGCCCCAAAGAAACATGGCTATTTTGACCATCTGTTACTTTCTTTTCGATCCCCATAGTCCACTCATCAGGATCAGGTTCCAAAGAAGTAGGAGTTGCTGTATTGTGTTTTTCTGCAGAGCAATCATCCGGGTCAGGTTCTTCACTTAATTTAGCTTCCATAGGAGGCGGAAGACTTCTCATCTTATTATCATCAGAATCAAGGTCCATACGAGGCTCATCTTTCACAGGAGAGCCAGTCTCGCAATCATCAGGATCAGGTTCTGATTTTCTTTGATCATCAGATGGGACATCAACACTAGCTACCTTCACACCATTCAGTTGGTTTTCCACTAGAACATCTACATGATTGGATTGCACTGAGTCACCAGCATTAGAGGCCTGACACATTACAGTTGCTTCTGAGGGGTTGGTGGATGCCTGTGCTAAACGGCTGTAGGCAGCAACCACTGAAGATGCTCGAGCATTGAAAACTGAAGTTTGTCCTCCAAGTTTATGTGATAACCCAATTATATTATCGCTGTCCTCATCTTCTTCATAGTGTTGCAAACTGTGACCACTCAAACTATGACCTCTTGATTTAGTCCAGTCCAACTTATCAGCTTCTTCATTAAGCTGCAAGAGAGATCTATTCTTAATAACTCTgcacatttaacaagaatatTGCAAAGATGAACAGAACTAATCAAGTTTAGCGGCTCAAAAAGGACCGTCCCAGTCTTTAGATTAAACATCTGTTGAATAAGGAAGCAACGGACAGAAAAAGAGACTAATAACCTTTTACCTGCTTAAGCAGAGCATAGAAGTTCATGTCATGTTCAGAATGTACCATGTGTGACTGAAAAAGGAAACAATATAAGTTAGAGGCACATCAGAATTCATCATGAAACTCAAAAGCACGAACttagattttcaaatatctttaaGTTGGACAACAAAGAGTTAGACAGGACCACCCACAAGTTCATGCAAGAGTGTCTTCTTGATGCTATCATACTTCCTAAAACCCTTGAGGTCATCTGTACGAAGACGTAGTGATATCTCCTCGCCGTGATTCTGAATATGAACAACAGAAAATTATCAAGATAATTTTAAATGGTAACCTGAAAAAATTATCATCTCAGAAAATCAAAAAGTAATACTTCCtctgtcccattttatgtgacaccctttcctttttagtccatCCCAAAAGAATGTCCCCTTACTgtaattagaaacaatttaactttaaagtttcccttttacccttaatgaaatgAATCTCAACCATACAAATatctaagaattttttttagaccACAAATCTCAGAAGTCTTAAATTTTTCTTGAACGCCGTGCCTAGTCCAAGgatgtcacataaaatgagacggagAAAGAAAGGGTTTGCTCACCTTATTGAAGCCAAGAATGCATTCAGGACTAACACCAACATAGCCTTCTGGTGCCATCTCTGTCATGATTCCTACGTGCCAGCGATGCTTCAAGAAGTCCAATGAACGATAGTTCACCACAACTGATAGCCGATATCAACAAAGTaatctatatataattaagCTGATATATGAAAAATCTTGCTAGGCTTACCTTATTCATGATTGCAACAATTCCTGGATCAGCAGCAAGCTTGTGCATTAGTTTTAAAGCTTTTGAAGCAGGAGGATTCAACTGAAATCAAAGTGAAGACTACATAAATTGGCCgtcaaataaaagagaaaatgacATAGATAGTCCCTTAACAATGTGAGTAGGTCTAAAATGATCCCTTAACTATAGACTTAAAGGATTTAGTCCTTTAACTATTCAAAAACTTATCAATTTTGGTCTCTTTACTATACACTTACCGGTTTTTAGTCCCTTAACTATAAACTTACCGATTTTAGTCCTTTAAGTATTCAAAAACTTGTCAAGTTTGTTCTTTGTCCattatttaaatacaaataactTAGGTTCATATTAACGGAATTCATGCATCAAAAAAAgcaaatttttattcaaattaacCTTATGCGAAGAACCTTAACCTCaacgatttaaaataaaattcacgaGGAAAGAAAATACGagtcataattttatttacgGAGGATAAAATGAAGCATACTATTGCTACTATTGGCTTGTATATGCTAAACTatattataaaaagtaaaaaattataccCATTAAATCCAAAGTTTGTAGTCCAACGACTTCATTGAATGAAATTTGTTAGTGAATAAAATGGCagatttgcaatttttttttgattttttaaaaataaatccattttattattctattcCTTTTATTTAGAGGGGATATGtcaatatatttttgcatgtaaTCCATAAAGATTAGAAACATTAGTTTACTCATTCGTCCGGCTGCATTTTTAAGCTTTAACTATAGAGAATGATAGTGGTTACATATTCCCAGAGTTGGCTATACCTCTATACCAGGAAGATGGAGTGTCCGAAAATCACCAAAGACATAAGGCCCTTGTGGAAGTTTTAGTGAACTCTGAAGCCCATTTGAGATTCTTCGTCTCAATCTCTTTTCCTCTTCATCAAAACCCACAATCCTGAGGTCTGCCTTTGCACTCTGTAAAATGTCATCTACTTCATCGTTGGGCACTCCCAACATCCTAATAGACTTACCCTGAAacagaaaatatttattcagcTGTATATATAATGTTAACAAAGAAGTAGAAGATATATTTCAGAATGCAAGTGCACTCAAACCTTCTAAACTGCTAAAATGTATTTTTCACGACGTGCCTTTGGCAAAACTAACTTAGGGGCTACAACTCCTTCAATTCAGTTTCTGAAGCCGAATCCTAATTCCAAGGGTGGGAATTATTACATGATTTTTACGATATTTATCAAGCTAACTCCCTAAAAATAAAGCGTCATGTTGGAATGTTTTAGCAGAACAATCAGCAATAGTGTATAAAAACAAAAGGACAAACAAATCCATCAAAACAAAGACTAAAAGAGCAAAAGTTCATAAGCCCTGTCCAGAATTCAAGCAGATAGCAAGTCCAACAGTTAGTTAAGTTAATTCACGAACTAGAGCATAAACTGATAAATAAAAACCTCAAGAATGGATGCTGCCTCCAATTTCAGGTAGGAGTGCTCTTCAGAGAAAGGATACAAGAGTCTTGAACTTTTATTAGTAGGCACAATGAGGCGCATCGTATCTTCTCTAACGTTGGTGAGATTCAGCAATTCATCCCCCAGTGATTTGAGAGTAGCAGATGGATCCATATCCAGACTAAACTTCGTTCCTCTCCATAAAACAGATAATCGACATGTCTCCTGTTGCTGCATGGATTTCTTTATCTAATAATAGCATACAAGTAAGCCATCATCAAACACAAAAAATTTAGCTAGTATTAAATAAGAGAACCACAAGTATCAAccaattagtttttcttttaaactaTTTCTCTTTTGATGAATTGCATTCTGAGCCACAAACAGTATTTAGAATTCTATGTATAGAAGCTCGATGAAGGCTGTGTTTTTTTTGGCATGTAAACTAAAATCTAGTCAGCTAAAGATAATCATGAGGAATGAAGGTAGTTCAACAAAATGCATTTTTAGAAACCTCTCTTAATAATGCTTCAGAACACCAAAATCCAGGTTCCATAATGACCTTAGTTAAAGTTATCCGCTgagctttttttttaattgataagtAAACGTTCCTATTAAACTTGTGCCAAGCTGGTACAGAAgaaaatacaatacaatacaatacaatactaCAACATTCCCACCAGTAATACTACATGTCCCCTAAAAGGTAAAGAAAATCCAAATACCGATCCATCCTACCTAGAGTACTGCTATAACAACTTCTGTCGGGAAAAACTGAAAATCAACGGCTCAATGGAAAAAGGAGCCTTCCTAACAATATGGTCAAGTGAAAATTCAGTTTTCTACATCAAGAAATTTCAGCACACATTTCTTTGATCTCCGGATGGAAAAAAGTTATAAGATAGTGTTGCGTTAAAGGTGAGACTCAGATCACCTAGAATTACGGAACCCCTAATTTGGTTTAGGAGAGAAGTATTAAGAGGATTCGTATAGCCGATACCATCCAGATATAGGGTCAAAGCATAGCTGATTGATAGATTTCTCCAGTGAACGTGGGTAATCCTATTCATGTAAATTGGCAGTATGAAGAAGTCACTTTTATCCCTCCCTTAATAAATCTGTAATACTCAAATAAAATTTCCGTCTTGTTAAACAAGTTATCACCTTCAATCCTTTAAACATCCACACGCTACTATCTGTTGCAAACacctaaaaaaattactttttttggcAGCAACCATTTCTAAGCTAAAATATCAAATACTAAACTGAAAAAACACCTAATAGATAACATTGTAGTTATCAATCACCATCAACTACAGCGCAACCTCAAAACTAGTACGACTTGATACTTGAATCGACTATATGAATCCTTACTATTCCACTTTATTTTCAGTATACATaagtattattcatcaaaatttaattttttttcatattcctcATCAAACTAACCAAATTCTCCTCCTCTATCAAGCTTGGaccaattttcatttttcacaaaaGTTGTATTTGGTCTATACCTTGCACACCTCGACTAATCATAGCTACCTACTAACTTTATCTCTATCTACAAAGCTTAAACAGATGAAAAACAAatcatcaaatatttttgaCTATACGCTTAAATTTGAACCTGAGACCTCGTGATTCTCCGGCTACTTGTAGCTCAATTAAAGCCGATAACTAAGTATTTCGCATCCAAACAACACGCAATCAATCGAAATAAACCTCGAAAGTTCGAAACTCAGAGCAAATTTGTTCCTAAAAATTACTAGCTgcaaaattacattaaaaaaaatgagaagattGAAAATTCTTACCTTTTCTGATTCGAGAGATTGATGATGATCGATGATCTATGAGAATAATCAATCgcaaaaatgagattttttttttcaaatttggggAAGAAATTGAAGATGTGAAGAACAAGGGAGCGGTGCAATTTAGAAATTTATGCAGGATGGATTTTAACATGAGCGGTGTGCGTTCCTTTTGGTACGTAAGTGCTGGCGTAAATTCACGCGCGAAAGATCTAGAAGTTACGGCTGACCAATTGGGTGAGTGAAATTGCGGGTTCGACCCCGTTAATCTTGatgaattcaataaatatatcaatttttttttctacatcACGAATATAATTTCATTTCTAGTAAAAgattagggaaaatgcacaagtaccccttaaTTTATGTTCGAAATTTCaaaaacacacttatactatactaaggtcctataaccctgaatttattttataagtaattttctacccttttagcctacgtggtattagttttacaaaaaaaatcaatcatcgttgggcccacaagatagtgtcatgtatgtcgaaaaggggtaaaaaattattaattaaataagttcagggggttaataggaccttagtataatataagtgtgtctctgagatttcagtcataggttgaggaggtacttgaACATTATCCCAAAAGattattcttatttaatgtaggtcgaaaaggggtaaaaaattattaataaaataagttcagggattaataggaccttagtatagtataagtgtaggttgaggaggtacttgaGCATTATCCCAAAAGATTATTCTTATTTGTGTGTTTCGTATTATTCACCGAGTTAGTCAGAGAGTGATTTATTACTAAGTTTTAAtctcaatcaaataaaatattttacaccgagtgagaagaaataaattatagaaGACCATCAAAATTTTTGATGAACGTAAATGATAAGCTATGTTGCTCGagcatttcaaaaatattaacagataaatatttgatttttttttttttatgttagatCCATTAGTAATAGTGATATCTATTGTGTACCCTTTTCAAAGATCCACAATTATTACATCTACCGGTATCTATAAATATCAATCCATAGCAATCAATTTCACCCCCAAATTTAGCCTAAATTCTATTGCGATGCTTCACTCACAAACACACTGGACAAAATCCAGAAAAAGCCCAgtttaaatcttgaattttaCTCATCTGGGTAGTTGTTGATTCTGTGATTTGATCAAATTATGAGGAAGAGGGAGAGGGAAAATCCATGTGGTGTTTGTGGGCATTATCACAAATATGAAGAAGGTGAAGTTTGTGGGATCTGTGGACATCGAATGCCTGATGTATCTGAAAAGGGTTCTTCAGTTCATGTCAGTGCGTTTCCTTCTGAGATCTTGCCGGAGTTTCTTTTTCTAGGGAGTTATGATAATGCTTCTCGAGCTGAGCTTCTCAAAACCATCGGAATTTCTCGGATTCTCAATGTTTGTAACCTTTTCCctctaattttatttgtttgtttattattaCTTGTTTCATTTCAATCTGTTTGTCCTGTTTTGATTTGACTCGGAATTGATTGAGTTGCTTTTGGAGTGAAATGGAACTAATATTGAgctgaatgaatgaagaaggtTCATATAAAAAGCCTAAGTTATTTGTGGTTTGAGTGGAGATGGAGCTAGGATTTTCAGTTTATGGGTTGTggattctaaaaaaaaattgagcttTTAgacaaattatttattcttgattcAAATGATCCCTTGGTAACTCGAACTCACAACTTTAAAGTTGAAAGTGAGGAGTGCTCACTATCCGAGCAACTCCCTCTTGTCACAAGAATTTATCTCTGCTTTGTCGCATGTTAAAGTATATGGTTTTTTGGtccataacttttttttaaaaaaaattgggagtAAGGGAAGGAGAAATGTGTAAGGGGATTACAAGGTGGGGAATTGAACCTCACCAATAAGATGGAAATGTAGGTAGCGACCAATTGAGATACTAAGATTCCTCTTTTGGTCcataattaatgaaatgaaagGTACGGATAACCTAAATCGATTAACATATAGTTCAAAGTTTCTATTTATATCCATCGAGTAATACTTATTGGTTACCCCTCCAAAATCCACTATTATTACTTATACCAGCATCTAGCAGCCTATAGAAATCAGTTTCATGTGTGGTTTGCGATCTATTGCATACCAAAAGGGattttaccctgtgcgcacccaaagggtaACATTAATGCTAATGTACACTCATCCTTAAATGAAATACCAACTAGTTTTTAGTGACAATAAAATTTGTCCCTGATCTACTGACTCAGATATCAGACACAGTTACCTATTGAAGAAAATGCTAAAATTGCAGAAAATAACCAATCATTTATCTGTTAGTAAGCATAGATACATTTTGGATACTAGGAAAGGAAAGACGGATATTTCTCTTTGCCATCTTATAttgttttcactttttttaaaaagaaacatataatatttgacTCTTAGCCAGAAAAGGAAGGATGGAAATGTGAGAGTGACATGGAAGCAACTTGTGATACTTAtccagaaaaagaaaaacaagaaatgaaGGAATCAACCAGCTTATGGCTACATTGAATTTGATATCTTGGTCAAGTGATTGGTATTTGGAATTCAACTTCATGTATTTCCCCtatttatttgaaatgataAGCCGAACACCAATTTCCACACTAGGAACCCAATATGGCTTTTCTTCACTTCATTTTTTAGTGACTCGAACCCCTATATCGTGGTTGGAGGGCCCTTATCACTTGGCAGTCTCTCCATTGTCATTATTGATTGGGGGTGTTGATTATCTATCAAGCACTACAAGTTAATAAAGGAGATGGTGACACTTGTAGTTCCATCTTTTTTTTACATGTGATGGGTGTTCCGGGTCGTACCTCGATTATTCAACCAAGTACCTGCGTTCTCCCTCCAGTCAAAATACCAGGTAATTGTCCCACTAACGTTTAGCATATACGAAGGAATCAATTAGCTTTTTCCCTCTGCTGAATCCAAACCTGTTCACACCCTGGGTACAAAGTTCACAAATCTTTAGGGGAAACTTAGCAGTGGACTAATTGTATCCTATAACAAGTAGGATCTAATCAGGATTGTTTATATTCTCAACTGAGTTGAACTATGATCCATTAGCTATACAAAGCAATGCATTGTTCTTTAAGATTATATCCTTAGATGTAACTGAAAGATGTATAATTGTAAGAAGATATTTACGATCTAGAACAAACTGAAATTCAGTTCTTCTCTTGATTTTAATGTTCACTTGTAGTTGGTCTTAAAGTTTGTTTAGTTGGAAACATGGGTTGGCTCTTCAAATGGATGAAATAGTAGGAGAGACAATTATGTAGAATGTCGATAATAACTGACCTGAAATGGGCTTTCTGCTGCCAAACTCTTGTTATTCTTCAGGATGAACCTGAGTGATTAGGGGATGGGTTTCAGATATTCAGCTAGATGATACTCTAGTCTCTACTTTTGTGGAAAGCATGTACAGTGGGGGCTTTGCTCCTATAACTTTGATCTAATCTTTACCTTGTCAAACAAAATTCTTCTAGATTATTGATACTGTATAAGATGGAAGGAACAAAGAATAGTAATTAGTAACACAAGAAGTAACACGGTAGAGGGATAGAGCTATGCAATAAGAGCATTTAAGTTTTTCAAGGTAAGTGAGAGTGGTCCCAGTAACAacattcatttcttttctttccataTCCATTTGTATGGTATTTTGCCTCCTTCGTATGAACTTGGATAAACAAACTACATATATGTACTTTTGGCTACATATAACCATAGTGGACAGTGGACACAACATATTTTTCTGTTGCATCATGTTGGAtggttttatttttactttctgGTGCTTCAGAAATTTTTGAATGACACTTCAATGTGTTCTATGTGGCCCATGTTCTTGATTGTTGATAACTGGGTATtcacttatatattttttctatgtgCAGATAGTACCTGCTTGTCAGAATCTTTATAAAAATTCCTTTACTTATCACTGCCTGCAAGATGAGCAAAATTTGGCTTTTGATGATGCTATCCAATTTCTAGGTGAGTAACATTCTCTTTACTTTGTTTTACCTAATACCTCTAAGCTTGATTAAGAGATCCATGAAACCTTTCTCTTTGCATTGTTCTTTACTACGGTCAACTATTTGCTGCTACAATGCTTTAAAGGTACCTAGTTGATTGACCAATATAGAATGAATATTGAATTATATGAATAGACTAATAATATATAGATCAACTATGCGTCAATACCAAACAAGTGGTGGTCATTTTATGTTTTCATCCACTGCTTTGCCTCTTTCGTTCACCTTCCATCTGCCTCTGAATGTACAAATTGTTGAAGATATTATTGAGTAATTAAAAGTGTTTTCTCTCTAGCAGCTTAGGCTTTTACATGAGATAGTCGCACAACTTAAACGTGGTGTCCGAGCAGGCAAAGGTACTGAGTTTGAGTCTCACCATCACCCATTATATAAcggaatttctaagtgtttgtcCCATGAAAAAGAATCGAGTTCGGACGTAAGGAGACACGTTGAGAAGCGTGCTCTCTAAGAACTTGAGCTTTTAGATTAGATTACCGCACAACCTTATCACAAATACTGTAGCGAGTAAAACATGTATATACTAGGTGTAGTTAACTACCTAGACTGTTGTCATTCTTTATTTGGAGATTCAATGGTAGCTATTTTTAGTCGACTTTTAAGCCATCTAGTAGATGATTATTACAGATTTGTTCCCCTCAGGTTCGCCTGGAAagacaatcttttttttttaaaataaaatggaagaACAATATAGTAAGTTTTACTTTATACATGTATTGGTACATGCATTTCATATCTTTCAAGTCAACACTCCGTTTACATGTCTCTTGCTGTTGCGAAGGAAAGTCATTACTAAAGAGGATACCATCGGGCATGGTCATTGATTGCTACAGTTGAAAATCATGCTTATGACCTCAAGCTTGTTGTCAGTGATTTCTCATGTTCTATGAATGCTGACTAATCTTAGAATATTTCTTTTGTGCAGAACAATGTGAAAAGGATAGGGCTCGTGTTCTTGTGCACTGCATGTTAGGTAAAAACAGGTAGGAGTTGATTATCAATTTTGCA
Proteins encoded in this window:
- the LOC101252149 gene encoding uncharacterized protein translates to MQQQETCRLSVLWRGTKFSLDMDPSATLKSLGDELLNLTNVREDTMRLIVPTNKSSRLLYPFSEEHSYLKLEAASILEGKSIRMLGVPNDEVDDILQSAKADLRIVGFDEEEKRLRRRISNGLQSSLKLPQGPYVFGDFRTLHLPGIELNPPASKALKLMHKLAADPGIVAIMNKHRWHVGIMTEMAPEGYVGVSPECILGFNKNHGEEISLRLRTDDLKGFRKYDSIKKTLLHELSHMVHSEHDMNFYALLKQLNEEADKLDWTKSRGHSLSGHSLQHYEEDEDSDNIIGLSHKLGGQTSVFNARASSVVAAYSRLAQASTNPSEATVMCQASNAGDSVQSNHVDVLVENQLNGVKVASVDVPSDDQRKSEPDPDDCETGSPVKDEPRMDLDSDDNKMRSLPPPMEAKLSEEPDPDDCSAEKHNTATPTSLEPDPDEWTMGIEKKVTDGQNSHVSLGHHVNEEERGSFTHTNQDDFPEGTNMIEPCTNDKDIIPDGVSSIVIDEPDPDDQELQRIQDPVAIICSRLQKAIGALRSQATPFEVSRVVQTILKIIRNAIEHQNEVKFRKLRKANPLIQRDVVNYSAAMEILSVIGFNEDAIIDETGRTEAYLVLKRNDPGLLWLAKSSLEASIA